Proteins from one Deltaproteobacteria bacterium genomic window:
- a CDS encoding aldehyde dehydrogenase family protein has translation MAALDEVSRHYGKLKLYIDGQWVEPGTGAYFETTNPATGEAIAEAPVAAPEDVERAIVAAHTSFAKWRNVPFRDRAEMVFNLRETFGKHHEELARILVQDHGCTIGEGRGTISRCMENIEAAGSALYSLYKGEHVDQLATGIDCYLLREPVGVFLIMTPGNIPMHAWSSFVPYALACGCTVIVKPSRQCPVSADAMFRMLAETGFPPGVANLLHMGTERELNNTIISDPRVKGVGLIGSTKVSKELFELCGKYGKRSSLNGNGKNYVVIMPDCNLDNAVQYILRGCFGMTGQRCLGSDNVAVIGDDKRYAELKEKLITAAKAMKLGYGLDESVDMGPLTTQNGKEQVLRFIESGLSSGARLLLDGRTATPAGLEKGSFLGPTIFEGVTPDMHVAREEAFGPLCNLIRAADLDQAISWINGTNYGHSACIVTESGKAARKFIRECEVGNVGVNAGIPQPYAFFGLGSKKDSFYGNSKSRMDSVKMFLEEKTVTVRWV, from the coding sequence ATGGCAGCGCTGGATGAGGTGAGCAGACATTACGGTAAATTGAAGCTTTACATAGACGGACAATGGGTAGAGCCTGGGACGGGCGCCTATTTTGAGACCACGAATCCGGCCACCGGTGAGGCTATCGCAGAGGCGCCCGTCGCAGCGCCGGAAGATGTGGAAAGGGCGATTGTTGCGGCCCATACCAGCTTCGCGAAGTGGAGAAACGTCCCTTTCCGGGATAGGGCGGAAATGGTTTTCAACCTGAGGGAGACCTTCGGAAAACACCATGAGGAGCTGGCCCGGATACTCGTTCAGGACCACGGCTGCACCATTGGCGAGGGGCGCGGCACCATATCGAGGTGCATGGAGAACATCGAGGCCGCCGGGAGCGCCCTCTACAGCCTCTATAAGGGCGAGCATGTAGACCAGCTCGCAACGGGCATAGACTGCTATCTGCTGCGGGAGCCGGTGGGCGTGTTCCTCATCATGACGCCTGGCAATATTCCCATGCATGCCTGGTCATCCTTTGTCCCCTATGCGCTGGCTTGTGGGTGTACGGTTATAGTGAAACCGAGCCGTCAGTGTCCGGTATCGGCTGATGCCATGTTTCGGATGCTCGCTGAGACGGGATTCCCCCCGGGTGTTGCCAATCTCCTCCACATGGGGACGGAGAGGGAACTAAATAATACCATCATCTCCGACCCCCGGGTCAAAGGCGTTGGTCTCATCGGCTCTACCAAGGTAAGCAAGGAACTCTTCGAACTCTGCGGCAAATACGGGAAGAGATCTTCCCTCAACGGCAACGGCAAGAATTACGTCGTCATCATGCCAGACTGCAATCTCGATAATGCGGTGCAGTATATCCTCCGCGGCTGCTTCGGTATGACCGGCCAGCGCTGCCTCGGCTCCGACAACGTGGCCGTGATCGGAGACGACAAGAGATATGCGGAGTTGAAAGAGAAATTGATCACTGCTGCCAAAGCTATGAAGCTGGGCTATGGTCTTGATGAGTCGGTGGATATGGGACCGCTGACTACGCAGAATGGCAAGGAGCAGGTGCTTCGGTTTATCGAATCGGGTCTTTCGTCCGGCGCCAGGCTGCTTCTTGATGGGCGCACGGCGACGCCTGCCGGGCTGGAGAAGGGCAGCTTTCTCGGGCCGACGATCTTTGAAGGCGTGACGCCGGACATGCATGTAGCCAGGGAGGAGGCCTTTGGTCCCTTATGCAACCTGATCCGGGCGGCGGATCTTGACCAGGCCATCAGTTGGATAAACGGAACTAACTACGGGCATTCGGCATGTATCGTCACGGAAAGCGGCAAAGCCGCCCGCAAGTTTATCCGGGAGTGCGAGGTCGGCAACGTGGGCGTTAACGCGGGCATCCCGCAGCCATACGCCTTTTTCGGGCTCGGTTCGAAAAAGGATTCTTTTTATGGCAATTCCAAATCGAGGATGGATTCAGTGAAGATGTTCCTTGAGGAGAAGACCGTAACGGTGAGGTGGGTGTAG